DNA sequence from the Chloroherpetonaceae bacterium genome:
AGTTTGAAAGGTCGGAACTTCGCCCGCTTAAAGTGCTCACGCCCGATGAAAACCTTAAGCGGATGCTTGATGCCCCGCTCGACGAGTGGCGAACTTATATGCACCCGCTTCAAGAAAAAATCGCGACGGCGAGTGTTGGCGGGGCAATGAAAATCACGGGCGGCGCAGGTACAGGAAAAACGGTTGTTGCAATGTACCGCACCAAGTGGTTGGTTGAAAAGCTTTTCACCGGGGCGAACGACAAGGTGCTCTTCACCACCTATACCAAAAATCTCGCCCACGATATCGGGCTTTTTTTAAAACGCATTATCAAAGATCCGGCGGCACTTGCGCGTGTCAAGGTTCGGCATATTGATGCCTTAGCACAAGAGCTTTATGCACCATTTCAAAATGCGCGTGAACATACCATTTATGGAACAACGGGTGATGAAGCGCTTCGCCGCGAATCGTGGGGTGAAGCGGTTTCCATCGGGGCTCGAGAATTACCGATTGAACCCTCATTTTATCGAGATGAATATGAGCAAGTGATTCTGCCAAAGTGTATTTTTTCACTTCAACACTATCTCACCGTATCGCGCGACGGCCGAATACGAGCGCTAACGGCCGAGGAACGAACGAAAGTTTTTGCGGTCTGCGATCAGTATTCTCGCATCTTGAAACGCAAAAACTGTGTGGAAAGCCGCGAGATTCGCTTGCGACTTGTACGAAATTATGTACAGCAATACAAAAAGCCATACAAGGCCGTCATTATTGACGAAGCGCAAGATTTATACGAAGAGGATTTTCGCCTGCTTCGCGCAATTTGTGAAAGCGGGAACAACGATATGGTTTTCTTTGGCGATGGAAATCAACGCATCTACAATCGGCTACCATTCAAGATGACGGATGCCGGAATTGATGTTAAGAATCGGAGTCGGAAACTGTTCCTTAACTATCGCACCACCGCGCAGATTTCAACTTTCGCAAAAGAAATTTTATCCATCACCCAATCTTTTGACGATGACTTTGACTCGGGCAAAGATGCGACAAGAGGCACAATGTCGCTCGTTTCTGGCGAAGAGCCTGTACTGAGAAGTTGCGAAAACGATCGTGTGGAAGCCAAAGTGATTCAAGAGGAACTGCAACGGCTTTTCAAAGCGGGGATACCGGCGAGTAAAATCTGTTTAATTTCACGAGCCCACCGATATGTCGAAACCATTGTTCAGCGTTTGAAACCGCTTTTGCCCAAAGGCATTGAAGTGCTTGAGGTAACGAATGATATTTCATCGCCAAAGGAAAACCAACTTCGATTTGCGACAATGCACCGCGTAAAGGGGTTGGAATTTGAAGCGATTGTCATTTGCGGCGCGCATGAACTCGGCGATGCTGATCGGAATCTTTTTTATGTCGCCTCAACCCGTGCTAAAAAATATTTACTGATTACTTATTCGGAGAATTTTTTGCCATTGCTGCGGTGAGAAATATATTTTCAATATCGTATTTCTTTTTCGATTGAAATAATTTCGCCAATCATATTGAATGCTGGTTATCCCTTTGGCGTTATCGCGGGTGAGGTTGCCGTT
Encoded proteins:
- a CDS encoding AAA family ATPase — translated: MSTDSLFSRFSSSDLKDMLRIPELFHPFIYSIKDELDLESKSEELKKYGLYECLSLLIDYPPPLVAERLSIDDTTTYPPTPYGLSKAEFERSELRPLKVLTPDENLKRMLDAPLDEWRTYMHPLQEKIATASVGGAMKITGGAGTGKTVVAMYRTKWLVEKLFTGANDKVLFTTYTKNLAHDIGLFLKRIIKDPAALARVKVRHIDALAQELYAPFQNAREHTIYGTTGDEALRRESWGEAVSIGARELPIEPSFYRDEYEQVILPKCIFSLQHYLTVSRDGRIRALTAEERTKVFAVCDQYSRILKRKNCVESREIRLRLVRNYVQQYKKPYKAVIIDEAQDLYEEDFRLLRAICESGNNDMVFFGDGNQRIYNRLPFKMTDAGIDVKNRSRKLFLNYRTTAQISTFAKEILSITQSFDDDFDSGKDATRGTMSLVSGEEPVLRSCENDRVEAKVIQEELQRLFKAGIPASKICLISRAHRYVETIVQRLKPLLPKGIEVLEVTNDISSPKENQLRFATMHRVKGLEFEAIVICGAHELGDADRNLFYVASTRAKKYLLITYSENFLPLLR